The following coding sequences lie in one Myxococcus xanthus genomic window:
- a CDS encoding MutS-related protein, which translates to MSATVEPPSPHRTYTERRAAAQAELTALDRVSARYANFRTLAFLAAAGVAGFVLAGRLPKVWWWASAAALVLYGVLAILHHQVFRREARTKLYVTLNERGLARLGPGWHDFTERGERFLSPSHLYTPDLDVFGQGSLFQLLNETATRAGEERLAAWLSAPASAQEVEARQGAARELAPNLDFRQDLCVDARDASREKADPALFIQWAELGPQLNSIRWARPVAVVLPLVTLAVYVLGKFEVLPESAFWVGLAAQLGVAVITRRPLKVMDEGVEVGERGFVRYAPIFERVEAQRFEHPRLKSLQSGLQQPGQPPVSEHFKRFSRLFSFIEFKRHQFHPLIHWLTLWDIHAHFALERWREAHGKQLRQWFEALAELEALSCVAGLAHDRPDFTWPVMAASGPCVEATALGHPLLDAPVPNDVSLPGPRHALLITGSNMSGKTTLMRAVGANVVLALAGAPVSAKSFRLTPLQTLTSMRVKDSLERGVSYFYAEVQRIKAVLDAAQAARGQVLFLLDEILLGTNTRERQIASREVLRLLLGTGAIGAVTTHDLSLAVLADEPGAHVVNVHFRDHLEAGKMMFDYKLRQGVVDTTNALRVLRLAGVPVDDPDEAATAR; encoded by the coding sequence GTGTCCGCCACCGTCGAGCCCCCATCCCCGCATCGTACGTACACCGAGCGCCGTGCCGCCGCGCAGGCGGAGCTGACCGCGCTGGACCGCGTGAGCGCCCGCTACGCCAATTTTCGAACACTCGCCTTCCTTGCCGCGGCCGGCGTCGCGGGCTTCGTGCTGGCGGGGCGTCTGCCCAAGGTGTGGTGGTGGGCCAGCGCCGCCGCGTTGGTGCTCTACGGCGTGCTCGCCATCCTCCACCACCAGGTCTTCCGCCGCGAGGCCCGGACGAAGCTGTATGTGACGCTCAACGAGCGCGGACTGGCGCGGCTGGGGCCCGGCTGGCACGACTTCACCGAGCGCGGTGAGCGCTTCCTGTCCCCCAGCCACCTGTACACCCCGGACCTGGACGTCTTCGGCCAGGGCAGCCTCTTCCAGCTCCTCAACGAGACGGCCACGCGCGCCGGAGAAGAACGGCTGGCGGCGTGGCTCTCCGCCCCCGCGTCCGCCCAGGAGGTCGAAGCCAGACAGGGCGCCGCGCGCGAGCTGGCGCCCAACCTGGACTTCCGCCAGGACCTCTGCGTGGACGCGCGGGACGCCTCGCGTGAGAAGGCGGACCCGGCGCTCTTCATCCAGTGGGCGGAGCTGGGTCCGCAACTGAACTCCATCCGCTGGGCCCGGCCGGTGGCGGTGGTGCTGCCCCTGGTGACGCTGGCCGTCTACGTCCTGGGCAAGTTCGAGGTGCTGCCCGAGTCTGCCTTCTGGGTGGGGCTGGCCGCGCAGCTGGGCGTGGCTGTCATCACCCGCCGCCCGCTGAAGGTCATGGACGAAGGCGTGGAGGTGGGTGAGCGCGGCTTCGTGCGCTACGCCCCCATCTTCGAGCGCGTGGAGGCCCAGCGCTTCGAGCACCCGCGCCTGAAGTCGCTCCAGTCCGGCCTCCAGCAGCCCGGCCAGCCGCCCGTGTCCGAGCACTTCAAGCGCTTCAGCCGGCTGTTCTCCTTCATCGAGTTCAAGCGCCACCAGTTCCACCCCCTGATTCACTGGCTCACGCTCTGGGACATCCACGCGCACTTCGCGCTGGAGCGCTGGCGCGAGGCCCACGGCAAGCAGCTGCGCCAGTGGTTCGAGGCCCTGGCCGAACTGGAAGCCCTGTCCTGCGTCGCGGGCCTCGCCCATGACCGGCCGGACTTCACCTGGCCCGTCATGGCCGCCAGTGGCCCCTGCGTGGAAGCGACGGCGCTGGGCCACCCGCTGCTGGACGCGCCCGTGCCCAACGACGTGTCCCTGCCCGGCCCGCGGCACGCGCTGCTCATCACCGGCTCCAACATGAGCGGCAAGACGACGCTGATGCGCGCGGTGGGCGCCAACGTGGTGCTGGCGTTGGCGGGCGCGCCGGTGAGCGCGAAATCCTTCCGCCTGACACCGCTCCAGACGCTCACCAGCATGCGGGTGAAGGACTCGCTGGAGCGCGGCGTCTCCTACTTCTACGCGGAGGTGCAGCGCATCAAGGCGGTGCTGGACGCGGCGCAGGCCGCGCGCGGGCAGGTGCTGTTCCTCCTGGACGAAATCCTCCTGGGGACGAACACGCGCGAGCGGCAGATTGCCTCGCGCGAGGTGCTGCGCCTGCTGCTGGGCACCGGCGCCATCGGCGCGGTGACGACGCACGACTTGTCCCTGGCGGTGCTCGCGGACGAGCCGGGCGCGCACGTCGTCAACGTCCACTTCCGGGACCACCTGGAGGCCGGGAAGATGATGTTCGACTACAAGCTGCGCCAGGGCGTGGTGGACACCACCAACGCCCTGCGCGTGCTGCGCCTGGCCGGCGTGCCGGTGGACGACCCGGACGAAGCCGCGACGGCGCGCTGA
- a CDS encoding M1 family metallopeptidase, with amino-acid sequence MARLDPHSYNDSTQPETETLDWRARVDFKTQRLHAEVTHTLKEASAGPLDLDTRDLEIRDVVDAAGRPLPYILSPSEPILGSRLRIELPVGLRQFTVRYRTAPHASALQWLTPSQTAGGQHPFLYSQCQAIHARSVVPLQDTPRIRIRYTASLRIPKALKAVMAASFLRRDEHGVEAEEHYEMPQPVPPYLLAFAVGSLAPKELGPRSRVWAEPELLEDAAEEFSGVDDMLRAAESLFGPYDWERFDLLTMPPSFPYGGMENPRLTFLTPTLITGDKSLVNVVAHELAHSWTGNLVTNASAEHFWLNEGFTVFAERRILEALAGPEVSALHGALGRRALDSALQHFRAHPQLTSLRTHLAGVDPDEAFSQIPYEKGYLLLRAMEDAAGRPAFDEFLRRYLATYRFRALTTEEFVAFAEKELPGVLTKVDAEAYLHRPGVPPGAPSPRSLRLEAMDALRGKVPTPEQAKDWTPAEWQLYLESLPQETPRDVFQQLDARFSLTQSRNSEVLVAWLVSALRADWEPAVSRTETFLGEVGRMKYLKPLYGVLSASHTHRSLARALFKKHGERYHPIARQGVELILSRA; translated from the coding sequence ATGGCTCGCCTAGACCCGCACTCGTACAACGACAGCACGCAGCCTGAGACGGAAACCCTGGACTGGAGGGCCCGCGTCGATTTCAAGACGCAGCGGCTCCACGCGGAGGTCACCCACACCCTCAAGGAAGCCTCGGCCGGGCCGCTGGACCTGGATACCCGGGATTTGGAAATCCGTGACGTCGTCGACGCCGCGGGTCGCCCCTTGCCCTACATCCTCTCCCCTTCCGAGCCGATTCTCGGCAGCCGGCTGCGCATCGAGCTGCCGGTGGGGCTGCGGCAATTCACCGTGCGCTACCGCACGGCTCCGCACGCCAGCGCGCTCCAGTGGCTGACGCCCTCCCAGACAGCCGGGGGGCAACACCCCTTCCTCTATAGCCAGTGCCAGGCCATCCACGCCCGAAGCGTGGTGCCGCTCCAAGACACGCCGCGCATCCGCATCCGCTACACCGCGTCGCTGCGGATTCCCAAGGCGCTCAAGGCCGTGATGGCCGCCAGCTTCCTGCGGCGCGACGAGCACGGCGTGGAGGCGGAGGAGCACTACGAGATGCCCCAGCCGGTGCCGCCGTACCTGCTGGCCTTCGCGGTGGGCAGCCTGGCGCCGAAGGAGCTGGGGCCGCGCTCGCGCGTGTGGGCGGAGCCGGAGTTGCTGGAGGACGCGGCGGAGGAGTTCTCCGGCGTGGACGACATGCTGCGCGCCGCGGAGTCGCTCTTCGGGCCCTATGACTGGGAGCGGTTCGACCTGCTCACCATGCCGCCCTCGTTCCCCTACGGTGGCATGGAGAACCCGCGACTGACATTCCTCACGCCCACGCTCATCACCGGGGACAAGAGCCTCGTCAACGTGGTGGCGCATGAGCTGGCGCACTCGTGGACGGGCAACCTGGTGACGAATGCTTCGGCGGAGCACTTCTGGCTCAACGAAGGCTTCACCGTCTTCGCCGAGCGCCGCATCCTGGAGGCCCTGGCCGGTCCGGAAGTGTCGGCGCTGCACGGCGCGCTGGGCCGCCGCGCGCTGGACTCCGCGCTGCAGCACTTCCGCGCGCACCCGCAGCTGACGTCGCTGCGCACCCACCTGGCCGGCGTGGACCCGGACGAGGCCTTCTCCCAGATTCCCTACGAGAAGGGCTACCTGCTGCTGCGCGCCATGGAGGACGCGGCCGGTCGGCCCGCCTTCGACGAGTTCCTCCGCCGCTACCTGGCCACCTACCGCTTCCGCGCGCTCACCACCGAGGAGTTCGTCGCCTTCGCGGAGAAGGAGCTGCCCGGAGTGCTGACCAAGGTGGACGCGGAGGCGTACCTGCACCGGCCCGGCGTGCCCCCGGGGGCGCCGTCACCGCGCTCGCTGCGCTTGGAGGCCATGGACGCGCTCCGAGGCAAGGTGCCCACGCCGGAGCAGGCGAAGGACTGGACGCCGGCTGAGTGGCAGCTCTACCTGGAGTCACTACCCCAGGAGACGCCGCGGGACGTCTTCCAGCAGCTCGACGCGCGCTTCAGCCTCACCCAGAGCCGCAACTCGGAGGTGCTGGTGGCGTGGCTGGTGTCGGCGCTGCGCGCGGACTGGGAGCCGGCCGTGTCCCGCACCGAGACGTTCCTCGGCGAGGTGGGCCGGATGAAGTACCTCAAGCCGCTATACGGGGTGCTCTCCGCGTCGCACACGCACCGGAGCCTGGCGCGCGCGCTCTTCAAGAAGCATGGGGAGCGCTACCACCCCATCGCCCGTCAGGGCGTGGAGCTCATCCTGTCGCGCGCCTGA
- a CDS encoding thiolase family protein — protein sequence MAGRVVIASAVRTPFTRAHKGEFKDTRPDTLAAIAIKEAVAQVPGLKPEDIGDVVLGCAMPEAEQGMNVARVATLLAGLPVTVPAMTINRFCSSGSQAIAQVAQAIQAGMYDVGIGGGTESMTMVPMGGNKASANPEAMERLPEIYTSMGATAENIASRYGVSREDSDKFAAESQRRAATAREQGKFKEEIVPVTTTYYDDDGVAQNVTVTVDTILRPETTQEGLAKLRPAFNPKGVVTAGNASPLTDGAAAAVVMSEAKAKELGVKPLGYFVDAAVAGVPPDIMGIGPVPAVRKLLEKNKLKVEDIDVFELNEAFGAQALYCVRELGIPADKVNPNGGAIALGHPLGVSGARMVATILRELKRRNGRYGVVSMCIGGGMGFAALIEAPK from the coding sequence ATGGCTGGTCGAGTCGTGATTGCCAGCGCGGTCCGCACGCCCTTCACCCGCGCCCACAAGGGAGAGTTCAAGGACACCCGGCCGGATACCCTGGCCGCCATCGCCATCAAGGAGGCGGTTGCCCAGGTCCCCGGCCTGAAGCCGGAGGACATCGGTGACGTCGTCCTGGGCTGTGCCATGCCGGAGGCCGAGCAGGGCATGAACGTGGCCCGCGTGGCCACGCTGCTGGCGGGCCTGCCCGTCACGGTGCCCGCGATGACCATCAACCGGTTCTGTTCCTCCGGTTCGCAGGCCATCGCCCAGGTGGCCCAGGCCATCCAGGCGGGCATGTACGACGTGGGCATCGGTGGTGGCACCGAGTCCATGACGATGGTCCCCATGGGCGGCAACAAGGCGAGCGCCAACCCCGAGGCCATGGAGCGTCTGCCGGAGATCTACACCTCCATGGGCGCCACCGCGGAGAACATCGCGTCGCGCTACGGCGTGTCGCGTGAGGACTCGGACAAGTTCGCCGCCGAGAGCCAGCGCCGTGCCGCCACCGCGCGCGAGCAGGGCAAGTTCAAGGAGGAGATCGTCCCCGTCACCACGACGTACTACGACGACGACGGCGTGGCGCAGAACGTCACTGTCACGGTGGACACCATCCTGCGCCCGGAGACCACGCAGGAGGGCCTGGCCAAGCTGCGCCCGGCCTTCAACCCCAAGGGCGTGGTGACGGCCGGCAACGCGTCGCCGCTGACGGACGGCGCCGCCGCCGCGGTGGTGATGAGCGAGGCCAAGGCGAAGGAGCTGGGCGTCAAGCCGCTGGGCTACTTCGTGGACGCCGCGGTGGCGGGCGTGCCCCCGGACATCATGGGCATCGGCCCGGTTCCCGCAGTCCGCAAGCTGCTGGAGAAGAACAAGCTCAAGGTCGAGGACATCGACGTCTTCGAGCTGAACGAGGCCTTCGGCGCGCAGGCGCTGTACTGCGTGCGCGAGCTGGGCATCCCCGCCGACAAGGTGAACCCCAACGGCGGCGCCATCGCCCTGGGTCACCCGCTGGGCGTCTCCGGCGCGCGCATGGTGGCCACCATCCTGCGCGAGCTGAAGCGCCGCAACGGCCGCTACGGCGTTGTCTCCATGTGCATCGGCGGCGGCATGGGCTTCGCCGCCCTCATCGAGGCGCCCAAGTAG
- a CDS encoding 5'-nucleotidase: MLVLDAGNALFKSRDSAQAPDARARAELVLSQMDAQGTAAMAVGARDLGFGVGFLRKQTRQAKLKLLSANLVDAQGKLLFLASLVTTVGGVKVGVVGVSPAMTRPTPVGLAVPGQAQEQVQGLPVQPAVAAEAKRLREKSKVELVVVLAAVPHDEALRLADQVEGVDFVVQSHEGRGQGIAQRQAQATVIPSGARGRELAKLVLQLEGTGRFADASVQERTRQQLRLLEGNLTRAKARLAGTQDPAEKQPLEATIARLEASRAAYQKELSGGATDAGRTHLLSYIQLGSDVPADPVVQKWVERVEPPGSAAH, from the coding sequence GTGCTCGTGCTGGACGCCGGCAATGCGCTCTTCAAGAGCCGGGACAGCGCGCAGGCGCCGGATGCCCGGGCGCGCGCGGAGCTCGTGCTGTCGCAGATGGACGCGCAGGGCACCGCGGCCATGGCCGTGGGCGCGCGCGACCTCGGGTTCGGCGTGGGCTTCCTCCGGAAGCAGACGCGGCAGGCGAAGCTGAAGCTCCTGTCGGCGAACCTCGTGGACGCGCAGGGCAAGCTGCTGTTCCTCGCGTCGCTGGTGACGACGGTGGGCGGCGTGAAGGTGGGCGTGGTGGGCGTCTCTCCCGCCATGACCAGGCCCACGCCGGTGGGGCTGGCCGTTCCGGGCCAGGCCCAGGAACAGGTGCAGGGTCTGCCGGTGCAGCCCGCCGTGGCCGCCGAGGCGAAGCGCCTGCGTGAGAAGTCGAAGGTGGAGCTGGTGGTCGTGCTCGCGGCGGTGCCCCACGACGAGGCGCTGCGGCTTGCCGACCAGGTGGAGGGCGTGGACTTCGTGGTGCAGTCCCACGAGGGCCGAGGGCAGGGCATCGCCCAGCGGCAGGCCCAGGCCACGGTGATTCCTTCCGGGGCCCGGGGCCGCGAGCTGGCGAAGCTGGTGCTCCAGTTGGAGGGGACGGGCCGCTTCGCCGACGCCTCCGTGCAGGAGCGCACGCGGCAGCAGCTGCGCCTGCTCGAAGGCAACCTCACCCGTGCGAAGGCGCGGCTCGCGGGGACCCAGGACCCGGCGGAAAAACAGCCCCTGGAGGCGACGATTGCCCGCTTGGAAGCCTCGCGTGCGGCCTACCAGAAGGAGCTGTCCGGCGGCGCAACGGACGCCGGGCGCACGCATCTGTTGTCGTACATCCAGCTTGGCAGTGACGTTCCGGCGGATCCGGTCGTCCAGAAATGGGTGGAACGCGTCGAGCCTCCTGGCTCGGCGGCCCATTGA
- the rpmE gene encoding 50S ribosomal protein L31 produces MKSEIHPVYPPSRVTCMCGNVVETKSTRGSFSVEICSNCHPFFTGKYKLVDTAGRIDRFRKKYGASPTSAKKA; encoded by the coding sequence ATGAAGTCTGAAATCCATCCCGTCTACCCGCCGTCCCGCGTGACCTGCATGTGCGGCAACGTCGTGGAGACGAAGTCCACCCGCGGCTCGTTCTCGGTGGAAATCTGCTCGAACTGCCACCCCTTCTTCACGGGCAAGTACAAGCTCGTGGACACGGCCGGCCGCATCGACCGCTTCCGCAAGAAGTACGGCGCGTCGCCGACCTCCGCCAAGAAGGCGTAA
- a CDS encoding 3-hydroxyacyl-CoA dehydrogenase/enoyl-CoA hydratase family protein — protein MTTRIRKVAVLGAGVMGSGIAAHLANSGVRALLLDIVPPKAAPGEDTSSKAFRNKFAQGALANLRKQKPSPIVSGEVFTNIEVGNFEDDLHRIAECDWVVEVVKEDLKIKQDLFAKVEKLIRPGTIVSSNTSGMSIVGMTEGRGAEFKKNFLVTHFFNPVRYMKLLELVAGKETSPEVLKTLHRFGEEVLGKGIVYGKDTTNFIANRIGVYGMMRTIAAMDKAELSIEEVDKIFGPAMGRPKSAVFRTADIVGLDTFTHVAKNCYDTLTHDEEREVFASPAFLQKMVEKGMLGDKSGGGFYKKQGKEILALDLKTLEYRPQAKVRYESLGAARDIEDVRERVASVMNAEDKAAKFAEGVTLDVLAYTSRRIPEIADDVVNVDRGVRWGFGWDLGPFEVWDAYGVKKGVERMKALGLKPAAWVEEMLAAGRTSFYGVENGKDTYWDIPSKSVKVVPENARTQRVEYLKRGNKKIAGNDGATLWDLGDGATLLEFHTKMNSIDDQIIEMMNTALDETEKNHKGLVIGNDGSNFSAGANIVALLWAAKSGEFESIRKLVTGFQAVNQRMRYSPVPVVTAPFNLTLGGGAEVTMGGNAIQASAELYMGLVEVGVGLIPGGGGNMQLLRNVYGPFGTDKDFDFFPFLKKIFLTIGMAKVATSAEEAREAGFLTHSDGISANRDFLLSDAKARVLGMADAGFKAPRPTRFRLPGTSGAATIDMMLYDMELNGQVSAHDRKIAQKLAKVLTGGNTSPSLLVTEERLLELEAEAFLSLCGEEKTQDRLQHMIEKGKPLRN, from the coding sequence ATGACGACGCGGATCCGCAAAGTGGCTGTGCTGGGCGCCGGAGTAATGGGCAGCGGCATCGCCGCGCACCTGGCCAACTCGGGCGTGCGTGCGCTCCTCCTGGACATCGTTCCGCCCAAGGCCGCGCCGGGCGAGGACACCTCCTCGAAGGCGTTTCGCAACAAGTTCGCCCAGGGCGCGCTGGCCAACCTGCGCAAGCAGAAGCCGAGCCCCATCGTCTCCGGTGAGGTCTTCACCAACATCGAGGTGGGCAACTTCGAGGACGACCTGCACCGCATCGCCGAGTGCGACTGGGTGGTGGAGGTGGTGAAGGAGGACCTGAAGATCAAACAGGACCTGTTCGCCAAGGTGGAGAAGCTCATCCGCCCGGGCACCATCGTGTCCTCCAACACCTCCGGCATGTCGATTGTGGGCATGACCGAGGGCCGCGGCGCGGAGTTCAAGAAGAACTTCCTCGTCACGCACTTCTTCAACCCCGTCCGCTACATGAAGCTGCTGGAGCTGGTGGCCGGCAAGGAGACCTCCCCGGAGGTGCTCAAGACGCTGCACCGCTTTGGCGAAGAGGTGCTGGGCAAGGGCATCGTCTACGGCAAGGACACCACCAACTTCATCGCGAACCGCATTGGCGTGTACGGGATGATGCGGACCATCGCCGCCATGGACAAGGCGGAGCTGTCCATCGAAGAGGTGGACAAGATTTTCGGCCCGGCCATGGGCCGTCCCAAGTCCGCCGTCTTCCGCACCGCGGACATCGTGGGCCTGGACACGTTCACCCACGTGGCGAAGAACTGTTACGACACGCTGACGCACGACGAAGAGCGTGAGGTGTTCGCGAGCCCCGCCTTCCTCCAGAAGATGGTGGAGAAGGGCATGCTGGGCGACAAGAGCGGCGGCGGCTTCTACAAGAAGCAGGGCAAGGAGATCCTCGCGCTCGACCTGAAGACGCTGGAGTACCGGCCGCAGGCGAAGGTGCGCTACGAGTCGCTAGGCGCCGCGCGTGACATCGAGGACGTGCGTGAGCGCGTGGCCTCCGTGATGAACGCCGAGGACAAGGCGGCGAAGTTCGCCGAGGGCGTCACCCTGGACGTGCTGGCCTACACCAGCCGCCGCATCCCGGAGATCGCCGACGACGTGGTCAACGTGGACCGCGGCGTGCGCTGGGGCTTCGGCTGGGACTTGGGGCCCTTCGAGGTCTGGGACGCCTACGGCGTGAAGAAGGGCGTGGAGCGGATGAAGGCCCTGGGCCTGAAGCCGGCCGCGTGGGTGGAGGAGATGCTGGCCGCGGGCCGCACGTCCTTCTACGGCGTGGAGAACGGCAAGGACACGTACTGGGACATCCCGTCCAAGTCCGTGAAGGTGGTGCCGGAGAACGCCCGCACGCAGCGCGTGGAGTACCTCAAGCGCGGCAACAAGAAGATCGCCGGCAACGACGGGGCCACGCTGTGGGATTTGGGCGACGGCGCGACGCTGCTCGAGTTCCACACCAAGATGAACTCCATCGATGACCAGATCATCGAGATGATGAACACCGCGCTGGACGAGACGGAGAAGAATCACAAGGGCCTCGTCATCGGTAACGACGGGTCCAACTTCTCCGCGGGCGCGAACATCGTGGCGCTGCTGTGGGCGGCCAAGAGCGGCGAGTTCGAGTCCATCCGCAAGCTGGTGACGGGCTTCCAGGCCGTGAACCAGCGCATGCGCTACAGCCCGGTGCCGGTGGTGACGGCGCCCTTCAACCTCACGCTCGGCGGCGGCGCCGAGGTGACGATGGGTGGCAACGCCATCCAGGCCAGCGCCGAGCTGTACATGGGCCTGGTGGAAGTGGGCGTGGGCCTCATCCCGGGCGGCGGCGGCAACATGCAGCTGCTGCGCAACGTGTACGGCCCGTTCGGCACGGACAAGGACTTCGACTTCTTCCCCTTCCTGAAGAAGATCTTCCTCACCATCGGCATGGCGAAGGTCGCCACCAGCGCCGAGGAGGCCCGTGAGGCGGGCTTCCTGACGCACTCGGATGGCATCAGCGCCAACCGGGACTTCCTGCTGTCCGACGCGAAGGCCCGCGTGCTGGGCATGGCGGACGCCGGCTTCAAGGCGCCCCGTCCCACGCGCTTCCGCCTGCCGGGCACCAGCGGCGCGGCCACCATCGACATGATGCTCTACGACATGGAGCTCAACGGCCAGGTGAGCGCGCACGACCGGAAGATCGCCCAGAAGCTGGCGAAGGTGCTGACGGGTGGCAACACCAGCCCGTCGCTGCTCGTGACGGAAGAGCGCTTGCTGGAGCTGGAGGCGGAGGCCTTCCTGAGCCTGTGCGGCGAGGAGAAGACCCAGGACCGCCTGCAGCACATGATCGAGAAGGGCAAGCCGCTGCGGAACTGA
- a CDS encoding DNA-methyltransferase, translating to MSAHAAAAPSLKVVRRSLNESVYAKGEAYTLLHGDSLELMSQFEPQTFDMIFADPPYFLSNGGFTCKGGKRASVAKGGWDVSRGVEEDHKFTTEWLAACQRLLKPTGTLWVSGTQHVIFNVGFAMQKLGYKLLNTVTWFKPNASPNLACRYFTHSTELLIWASPKSGGKLQHTFNYSRMKAENGGKQMRDAWVLPPSGDAELTADGEGRLWTLTVPRGGEEKAFGSHPTQKPVALLERILEASCPPDALVLDPFNGSGTSGVAALKLGHRYVGIDMDEKYLALSEKRLNAAASK from the coding sequence ATGTCCGCGCACGCTGCAGCAGCCCCTTCCCTGAAAGTCGTCCGCCGTTCGCTCAACGAGAGCGTCTACGCGAAAGGGGAGGCCTATACGCTGCTGCACGGCGACAGCCTGGAGCTGATGTCGCAGTTCGAGCCCCAGACGTTCGACATGATTTTCGCCGACCCGCCGTACTTCCTCTCCAACGGCGGCTTCACCTGCAAGGGCGGCAAGCGCGCCTCGGTGGCCAAGGGCGGCTGGGACGTGTCGCGCGGCGTGGAGGAGGACCACAAGTTCACCACCGAGTGGCTCGCGGCCTGCCAGCGCCTGCTCAAGCCCACCGGCACGCTGTGGGTGAGCGGCACCCAGCACGTCATCTTCAACGTCGGCTTCGCGATGCAGAAGCTCGGCTACAAGCTGCTCAACACCGTCACCTGGTTCAAGCCCAACGCGAGCCCCAACCTGGCGTGCCGCTACTTCACGCACTCCACGGAGTTGCTCATCTGGGCTTCGCCGAAGTCCGGCGGCAAGTTGCAGCACACGTTCAACTACTCGCGCATGAAGGCGGAGAACGGCGGCAAGCAGATGCGCGACGCGTGGGTGCTGCCGCCCTCTGGTGACGCCGAGCTGACGGCGGACGGCGAGGGCCGGCTGTGGACGCTCACCGTCCCGCGCGGCGGCGAGGAGAAGGCCTTCGGCAGCCACCCCACGCAGAAGCCGGTGGCGCTGCTGGAGCGCATCCTGGAGGCGAGCTGCCCCCCGGACGCGCTGGTGCTGGACCCCTTCAACGGCAGCGGCACCTCGGGCGTGGCGGCCCTCAAGCTGGGCCACCGCTACGTGGGCATCGACATGGACGAGAAGTACCTCGCCCTGTCGGAGAAGCGCCTGAACGCGGCGGCGTCGAAGTAG